The Culex quinquefasciatus strain JHB chromosome 2, VPISU_Cqui_1.0_pri_paternal, whole genome shotgun sequence genome contains the following window.
aatcattaataatgacaagaaagaacttgaggcgtaatctaaccataagttcttcccggatgctttcttcggactggctgcgcttgtgttcgattagattagattagattagtaaacaaagtgggctcattcgaaaaaaaaaatccctggctgattttgcaGCTCTTCCTAGTCCAGCGAAAAAAgttcgctaattctagcgaagctgatctaacaaatttaagattttcactaaaccagcagGTTTTCAAATGGAaccaaacaataaagacagcttctggatggatacaacagagtcacttcaaaaaatatttgtaacggcataagaattataaaaaaatgacgagTTCACCTTCAACCTTCAAACCAtacattcttgcaaaaaaaacacacaatttctAATTATCGATAACAAttctctctacttttggcgaacagtgaATTGGTTCCAcgttgacagttcaaaattgaggccgttttgcgaaccactattcagcacccagctcAAAGCTGCAAATTttcggaaatttaaaaattcggaTTTTggtatattgtttttttttgtataaaaaagtttaaataaaaatcagaaaGAACTTGaactaccgtaaaccggggtgactttgataggatttcaatttgtttttggaatattttccaacaggtaaggtttttctcaagctaattatttttaaaacatgtactggggtaggccacacaaagtctatgcactattttggaaaaaaaattgtttcaatagtgtttagaaaaagagttacattaaaaattcttagtttaaattccggggtgactttgatagtcatagtttttcttgttgaaatcatatttaagatgttcaaactttatttgtacgttaaatgtaccatcactaaagaagctgatatagtttttaattcgcaattcgcaattttcagtgtaagaacgggccttgaccgatcttatgcactaggttcccgacgaacacgcactgcccttacacctacatctcacccttgctctgagtcagtacgagcagcacgctagaacatgctttgagtgttcgtgccaggcatgcacaccttcttttccggttacgcattttaactcggccgggggtggtacattacgtagggtttgatgtaagtataagcgcctaaccgtttacagtgtgcctatcaactttcattaaagcaaaaactgttttatttttagtttgaattcaaaaatttattgttatttactgtgtattgttttctcctgaaatcttccctattgttgagtctgtttatctgttgctatttcttttgtcgcggtgttttgttacaatttttggtcctaagcatgttataaaagtttaccaaaaatacaatagtaatatttgtgttaatcgtttaaccattccataaattgagtaagggctcaaacctcacttgtttgaaaaaagggtgaagattgaaaacaatagacagtaaaagagtatttattttataaaaatcaagtatcaatagtaagagaatgatgagcgtattttgaagaataaaaatgagaagctagatgtattagatgtaaaattagacaatagttaataaatagagatacaaaacaagcttagattatagtaatgataatttataggacagataaagaattattcaaataaataaattcgcaataaaatcaaaaaagattaggcgaatgataaatagacttgatattactagtacattaaggaaaagtatatttttaagggaaaaaaacaaaacaaagattgttacagcagtatcaattgatataaaagagtggaaaagctttgagagataagagaatcaaaagttagtaaaataaaatcaaatgttggatattaattagaagaatcagtgaagaattgggaatcagaagagcaaaataaaaataggagataggtggtagctgagaatgaagagaagagaaaccccgttgtgcgatgtttcaggtacacccacagcagttgactcaacatactgcgaatcaaaacaataccgtctacaatcacaaattgggtcctaaaatgaagcttagattgctgatattattgtttacagcgataaagcttatttttctgagtacaatgaccctttgtacgagcagaaagagtttaaaatggatttttaaatcaatttcgaaaaattaacctcgtggtccttcttgacagaaaagctcctacttgacagctcgttccaaggggaccatagttgatcaattgaaaaaatgttgtcttgtcaaaaaaaaattttgcattaaaatgaaaaaaagtgatcagaaatctcgtcagaaatggtttttaatcgtgttttttaccgttgtacataaaaattgacataggactttagtacccaattacttCCCTtacccacattgtcgcgcccctttcttttagccgtctcgactctgacccgcggtggtcaaaggtttacgatccgtttccacaggccaccagctaggtcatcatgaaaaccaagccaacgtggaggtaagaaaataggacactcgcaaggaaccagagctatactgttctgatcaagataattcggatgatctaacagaactacggatgtagttagttacgctccttccaggatgttccttacgtggacgtcaaccgaagagcacgcaacaaggtcagtgccattgcatgctcttaggtatcaatcttTGGCCTGCACGTCACTCTTGacttgacgttccgagaaaaaacgggttttaactagggttttaatgtttgaccttaaataacattaaaaaaatagagcacgcaatgtaaacaataacaaagacATGTTGTTTGGTTGAACATTTTGTGCATTTTCCTAaagtttggttgattttgtttgccggagtcccgagttttaattgaaaatatgtacggtagtcgggcatgtgcGTGTGTCAAAAGGGTTATGAGAAAAATCCCTTTGGTCAGTTGTCGCTCTGCCAGCAATTCTTAGGGAGTACATAACAGGTTACATATATTGGCCAataacggcgcccgccatgtaaGGTTGTAGATCTAGgcgatgggacgggaatgttagtaagCACAGGTTGCTACTAAGGGTATGTTCCAAACGATGTCCATAACCCCACGTGTGCCAGAAATTAAGTTAGTTATAGAGGGTAGTGGTCAGGGTTCATGTTTATGCGGTAaatgatttcattttatttttttttttattggaaatttctttcaaaccaaaccaaacacaTTGCTTATAATCGTGATTTAGGCTATATAATTCCATGTTTATACGCTTGCAAATCTTGCTAGGATACATCGTTCACAATCTTAAAtaaagtaggggaactataccctttttcagcctatttctattatcggcctatcagcactttgatcatgaattacagcttttataaagtgtttttgagtgTTCCAAAggaataaatagctcaaacaaaagtgagcaagcaactctccattgttgatacatctgaaaatcttgatttaatagcggaaaacggcaaaagtgatgagaattggtcgaacggcttagggtgattaaaatgggcatatttcccctaaaatgtaaaaaatggggATTATTGAGTAAAACTCGTCGACTTTTTGTTCTCGACAGAAACTGAATCAcgcaaaaaatttcaacacatttttggtcactttttctaaaacaaacaacaaaagataATCTAATTCAAAACAATTCCTGTGAAAACTAAGCTGCCTCTGATTAAATCAGTTTGATTTGTTACGCTCGGGGGGAAAGAAAACATAATAACGTAAATCCTAACCACACAATGTCCAACGAATCATCACAGTCTGTCCGCATTCGAAACGATTAAGTAAAAGCGCTGCCTAATCCCTCACAAACGGGACGTCCTTCATCACGATCGACTCCTTCACCGGATCGGGATCATCACCCACACAGTACGTCAGGATGCAGGTCAGGTCGACCGGTTCGCCGGAAGGGTTCGCCAGCAGCAGCACCTGCGTGACGCCATCGGCCGGCGGTCGGAATGGTTTCGTGCCGGGAAGACTGGCCCCGGACGCGTCCAGCAGGCGCAACTTGCACGGCTTCCGGACGCTCGCGTCAAAGTGAAAGCTCGGGATAGGGTCGCGGCCCTGGTTGATGGTAGAGATCACGATTACTGTCACGTCGGGGCGCGGGTGGTCCGCGGCAAAGTTCAGCGTAATCTGCAGGCCCGCCTTGTCGTCCAGAACGGTACGGGACGGTTCTTGGCTGGGCTGGATGTTGTCCAGGTCGATTACGATCTCGGCGAGAGATTTAAACTCCGGTTTTGGGGTTGCCACGACCGCTGATGGTGTTGGGAACGACGGTTCCGGAATGTTTTCGGCCACGGGCGTGCTCAAACTTAGCACCTTGTCGTCATCGTCAATCGCCGGAAGGGGTTGTTCTGGGGTTGGGGGAGGAATTTCTTCTGCTGGGGTCGCGGATGGGCCCGCTAGCAGCGTTGATTTGATACCGCTAACGAGAAAGTCCAAGTCGAGAATTGATTTTCCCGTGCTGGACGAGTCTAGCTTGGTGGAGTTGGTACCGGTGCTGGAGGGTTTCTTGGACGCGATGCCGTTTCCGTTCACCAGCGTGGGGTCAAGGGCTGGCTTCTGgaagtaaacaaaaaataaaccgtTTTGATTCCTGGAGATTTTCTAACAGCTACAAACACACCAAATTTTTCAACTCCGCATACTTGTTGTTGTTCTGCCCACTACCGGCCGCCAGCTGCATCAACCGAGGAACTTCCCCTCCAATCCCAGTCGTCCCGTTACTGTTGACGACCAGCGGCGTCAAAATCGTATCACTTTGGACAGAACAGGCCGTCGCTGGAGCCGACACAGAGTCGATCCCATTGGCGGCAATACTGGCCGTGCTCGGACTGACCGTCGTGGCCGAAAAGATATCGCTGAGATCTTCAAAGACACTTCGGGCGGGTTCGCTGCTGGCCGTCGGAATGGTCGAGATGTCAAACAGGGTGTCCAGCGGATCGGACCCGGTAATGTTCATCGAGGCGGAGGTCGTCTTCGAGTGGGTTGACGACGCTGAAGGAGAATTGACCGAGGCGGTGGACGCAGCCGGCTGATCGTTTGAGGGAGCCTGGTGCAGAATTAGTTGGCGGTACCTGTCCATCACTTGGGTAAGGCTGTCGTTTACTTCGaagattttttctgaaattgatAAATTTGGAGGAAGTTTGAATTCTTAGAAATGAgcgaaaatgttgaaaactaaACGATACAAAACACTCCAAACTAACAACAGAGAtaggaatttttgaataattaaaatttagtaaaaaaaataaatacaactaAAGACACGCACACAGGAAACGGATTTACAAAAGCAAACGCAATACAATTAGACGGTTCTCTCTAGTACGAGCTACTAACCAAATTCACTAGCTAAGGTCCAGAATTTTGCTAGGTTTTTTACTCCGTTCTCATGAGACAGATCTGGCAGTATGGCATGGCGTGTGATGCGACAACAACGACAATAGATGTGAGGTATTTATAGAGGAGATATCATATTAGTGAGTGGAGTTAGTGAGGGGGGAAAGTACAAAACAGGAGAGTGATGTAACTTTTTGAATTGCCAAACTAATTTCATTATTCAATATAGTCCAGGATCttcggcggatcaaagcactggacggcttctttgtgACGATGCGATTCTACACGAAAATCCGACCGACGCCACCGCTGTCAGAAATTCGGACACGATTCCAGAAACTGTAATCTTCCACCCCGGTGCGTAAaatgcggtgagacccactacACCAAGAAAGATGCAGTCCTCCGGCGGAAAGACCAGccgggggaaaacgcccagcagcacaaagcgcgcgtcaagtgcgcgaactgtggtggaaaccatacggcgaatttccgtggctgcgTCCTGCCAACCCCCGAAGACTTCGAGCTCGaaagctgcagcagctggcggttCTATCGACCAACTgctgatgttaccggtgatgatctcttcacgcttcccgagtgtttcactcttgctggagagatgctcacgcgctttcgtgcctgccgtaacaaggcagaaaaattcaagctctcagtgagctgatgatgaagtacatctacaatgGATAAACTGTCTTGtacagcgaagtttttcgacgtcaatagacaaacatactgtgatttagttttaagcttttctatttctatccttttcttTAGCAAATCTAGAAGATTCCCACATAATGAAAAAATGCAGTATCAAGAatctaaatcaaaataattttcatccAAAACGGACTAGGTACCCTCTCTTTTTTGGCACCACCCCAAAGTTTCACCTTTCTCGTGCAAATTGTGAAAAACCTCAATTTTAAACTACGATATCTCAAGAACCACAAATCGTAGATGGTTGATCCAGGACTCactttaaatataaattaaggACGTAATTTTGACCTCAACATCGTGTTCCTGAGAAAAGATAGCAACATGTTATCCCATAAATTGAGATGGTAACAGTTTAATAGCACTacaaagttcataaaagcaaaatatagagaattttctcagcttttccagAAAAATTTTTCAGAAGAGggaaaacatgtgcactaatttaaaaaaattaaaaactacgactattttcaaaaaagttacccaaaaatggctgtaacttaaaaacggtgcactttatcgatatttcacttaagtacattgcggtcaaagattttttgcacaaactggaaatttctgaaaagttggcattgtcccctaaaacatatcagaaaaaaaataaaaataggggttttttgcaaatcaagttttagtgacgaaaagttaaattaaaaatcaccattttttttaaccgtgtttgattttttttcagtgtagtccttatccataacctacaactttgccgaagacaccaaatcgatcaaaaaatgctttcaaaaaataccgattttttttaaatttcatacattattttttgtatggacagctgaaaaatttgtatggaaaattatatggacaaactaatgattgaaaatggcttctttggacatacctaaggcaccaaaaaattttcagccggattaaaaaacacaaaaaaaatcgaattatcgAAATCTGTGAGAATTGCTCTCATACAAGTTGCGggtaaaaaagtctgtgtatgtctgtgcatttggCTAAAATTCAGCGTTAGAAGattaacgaaataagtttcgatttatatttttacaaaatatcaattaaatgaagtttttaaaaagtctgtgcacctcaaaaaatgtctgacacaacctcaaatgtctgtgaaacacgaatctgtgtatctggcatccctggtggTCGGTTCCCAATCCCCCTCTCGCGTTCTTTCATTGCGGTTTTCTGAACTAACAAAAGAATCTTCGGCGAGCGTTCGTAAGCGGGAAAATAgaaggagtgatagaaaaaaatactcttgCTGAAAATCACGAGATAAAGCAAGAgaactcacaagctatagtgacggtcgcTGTACCCTCTGATATTTGCTGCAGGAATCATTAAATGATAGTTGGTTCTATCACTCATCAACAttgatccaatcttcaatgcttTTGAGCAAATGTATAGAAAACCGAACCTAaccgaatgttcaaaaatgtcttattttaatgtcaaatttacaattttatttattggcagagagcccaaatctatcataccttggcGAAACTggagcgtttactgacatcaacttaaaaaatgtcgagttgtgtaatttacaaaaattaaaactgcttttagtttttttttaagattgacatcttttttcgacgaaaattgagtaaatatttaatatattgagtgaatattttattttatttaaaccaACAACGGTCAGGATGAATCAAACGTAATTTATATTGTTTCAAGGAATTGAATctatttcatttttagtttaGTGTATTGTGATCTATTGCTTGGATGGTCAAGTAAAACTTTGTACTATGTATGTGGAAAAATTAAAGTAATACTTGTAATTATCTCATATATGTATGCAAAAGATAgtgaaaacttaaaacaaaataattttcaaaaaccacacgtAAACAATATTGTCAGCGCCTCTGGCGGTGAATTCAGaaaactgcatgcgtgtcagatcctTGGTTTGGCTGCATTTGTTTGCTAAAGGAactattacactaccgcaaacaaactcgcactttttatGCGAGTTGCAAGCTGAcatttgtacaaacaaatccaggcaaacaaacaaagctggcaaactgtcaaaaagtgcgagttagtttgtttgtttgacaaACTTAAAGTGAAAGGGTAAGATCAAGGGTGAAAGAAAGAAGCCAAAATGGCGTTGAATGACGTGTAGTTCATGTAAGTATTTTCAGTTCGAGTAATACGTTATTCAACGTTAATATACGAATTCGGCTTGAGTTTCTAAAATCAGGAAGATAGCAAACGATCTGGTATGTTCAGAAAGTTTTTAGTTGAAAAGGCATTTTGTAAAAACTACCGATTCTAAATTTGATCATAAGTTGTATCAgaattcattatttttcaaaatgtctaagttttaatgaaaaatgtgattgttctttaaaaaggtccaatgaaccatttgaatttttgtttttgtttttgcatgattgcagattaactttaaaatatttgttttagtaCATACTTTTTTGATAACTGGTTTGGCATAGTCAATATTTAAATATCTTATCAATAACGATGGAAATTTCAGGCTTGTTTGCCTATTTGATGCATTGTATTTTCACAAACGAGTTCAACACTAGGTGCCTATAGTTTTAGCGCAATTGTAAACAGTTTCAAAGTTAGTTTAATCATTCAAAAGGTTACACCAAACGAAAATTTATCAAATGGACAGTGAACAGCGGAAACAGAGAGCTACGTGAAACAAGACATAAATTTGGAGTGTGTTTTGGTGTAGAAAGGGTCCACTTCGAATGCTCTTCAACCCACAAACATTCCACAACTCACCCAACATTCCCTCGCTGTGCTGCGTGTCCTCCGCGAGCTTCACAATCGTCGGGTGCATGCCCTCGCAGGACTCGTAAATCTGCCGGTAAATCGCCAGCTCGTCCTCCGTTGTCTCGCCCTGTCGGTACTGGGAAAGCATATCGTCCAGcagtttggtgttttcggcCGCTTTCTGCACTTCGGCCAGCCGCCGGTGCTTCATCTGGGTGCGCCGCTCGTCATCGCGGTAAAAGTTCTGGATCAGCAGGTTCGCCTTGTCGCGGTCTTCCTGCTTGGAGCTGTTGATCAACTGGCGCAGCTTTGCAAACTCTTTTTCGTCGAGCGACCCTCGATTGGCATCGGTTGCGGCTTTGGGGGCCGTCTTAAGGACCACGTTCTGCTGAGGATGGTGCTCGATTCCTTGCGTTTTTAGGAGTTTGTACGCTTCCTGGATCTTGGCGCAGTTGTCGTACTTGGTCGTCCACGTGAGCAGGATGTTGAGAATCTGTAAGATGGAGGGAGTCAGCAGCTGTGGAGAATTACAGTGAGACAAGCTTACCCTCTCGGAAACCTCTCGCGGAGTTCGATCTCCGTCGAACTTTTTCGAAACCAGCTTAATCAGCTCGTTCAGGAAGCGAAACTTGTTGATCTCGGATCGGAACTCTCGGCCACAGGTTTCCATGCATTCCTCCAACGCctgttcaaaaattttaatcaatctaGTCCTTATCAAACACCACAAAAGATTGACCAACTCACCTCAAGTGCCAGCAGCGCTTCACGACTATTCCCCGACTGAATCCGGACGGCCAGCAGCTGGGGCGCCAAGGCCATCAATTTCGGGTCGTTCTTGATCGTCATGCAGAACTGGTCCAGGGCGGAAACGTCCAGATCGGCGTTACCGGGGTTGACCGCTTTTCCTAAGTTAGAAAAGGATGAAATTACGCTCCACAAACAAAACGGCTTTTTGCTTACTCAAATATCCATCGAGCACTTTTGTGGTCGCGTCCATCGTTCAGGTGAGGCAGCTTACTCCGGAAGCGTACTTTACGGCGGAAAAATGATGCAAACTTTGCGATTTTGCCGAAAGTTTCTCCTGCCTGATGTTGTTTTTCTGgctgcaaattcgattttttttttcgttctttgACTGCCTGGTCGGCTAGTCGtcgcgaactgtcaaacggttTGTGACGTCACGGTTGACAAAAGGGAGATGTGAGCAGAAGCGGTGCACCATGGAAAAAGGAAGGGGCAgaaacaaaaatgcattttgctggAAATTTCTTAAGAATActtaatttgcatatttttaaagAGTAATAGATTGAAAAATAGGAATGAAATGTAAAATTATACAGTTGttggaattttagattttttgaattttcaataacattttttttatttttaaaaattttgaaattttagatttttttttatttttcggaattttcagaatttttttaatatttcaaaatataaaaatatttggatattttggtTTCTCGGAATTGTGGGAACTTTTTAAATCTTGATTTCtatttgaaaattagatttttttttagttttgaaattctataatttttgaattaaaaaaaggaataaggctttctagtcagaaatttaccaacacattcaaagtatgtttacgtgacagctggacgtttgtttgcatcaggtttcctatctctttctagcaaaagttttttgtcaggcgacttctagctggtttttttgactgactgcccgatatgtcagccaacatacttcgcagggctgtgacagctacagctcgatcattgtttgcatcaggacactgttaagaggagttcgtcatttttgagttaaattatattttttcactgggcctagaaagccttattggattttttagaatgttttaaatgttgattttttttaaattattgtattttttgtttttaatttttggaactattaattttgattttttgaatttttaaaattttcataattttttgtttttttggaattgttgtaagttttggaatttctgaaactttgggtttttttaattttgtgaattttaggaattattgcatttttttatttttttgtaatttttggcatttttgatACTAACCCGCATAGTCATGAACTATATAACTACTTTATGACAAATAGTTACTcaactatttatcaaatggtctctactattcattaaattgtaacccaactatatatgtacgatatatcaaaccattaattccattcccaaaatagttttggtcgattttactatatgagaaattagttgttaggcagaaaactatatgaggttttcatacatatgtaaatatttttataaacttggattttacgtcaaatagtcattgcccaaaaaatttactattccctatatagtttctgaaaaactactttaccgacactactttgccgacactttaaaaaagaccgcaaaaatgaaccctacaattgttgtgataactacttcggatataatcaaatttgatttttaagttctatcGATAGTTGGTGAATGTTTACCGCCATTATATGTGATGTTATTTACGTTGCTGCCGAACTGCTGCCGCCTTATCCGATTGATCTATATCTGTTGGTGGTTTTTCAGTGGTTTTGGTGACATGTTGTGTTAGAAGGAGCAAGCTCGGGGCAAGTATTTTTCGATAAGTCCAAGTAGTCCAAACAATTGACTCATTTTATAGTGAACAGTAATAGTCCACCATGTAGTACACATATTTTTGTTGTATGGTAAGAACAGCATGCCTACTTTTTCTGGAATAGTGAAAGTCAATTTCATGAGCCCtcgtaacatttttcttctttggggagttttctgataatctgaggagaagtgggggtgttgaaggttctctatcatccagaggaatcgactgtgatcaatttacttgataaaagttgaaatttttgtaccaatcgtttaacatatagttggattatataacaaactgtaattgtactccatactgttgaaatattgtttgaactatttggacttatagaaatttttaattcaaaatagtatggtgtatagtaattttacttcatgtaagttgacaaattatttggattatacaaacttatcgaaaaaatgtggccgccatcaattgtgttctactatagcatttatagtaggttttagttcttacaggttctgactataaaaatctaaaatctgtggaattttgctatattgttctcaataaagttgataaattgtttgaactttttggacttgtacattttttcgttgagtcacgttgtctaaacaatccgaactgtttagtgtaaggttattgtaccccaaatagttcaaaaatagttagaatcattagattgacttcaataaaaacgtcatcatttgacgatcagtttcgttatggttttgtatagtgccgtaactatatgataatggttaagtatgtggtaactacatctcttttagtagtaatatagtttggactattctcccgatggtttttgattatgcgggaatctaatctaatctaatctaatcagaccctagcgcagccaatctttcgaagggatcctggagagtgccttaggtcagatgacgcctagcactcttcttgtcatttattaacatttgtagtgcgccattgcattgaaatgcattgaaacatcacaagcgttaaagcggccaggcctactgcgtaaagccgtatcgcagagatgattcgttattgggttgagtttgtgcactgagtgttcgaacaacaacacaattctgaatcgacaggaaggaggaagaagcgtggggacacaccaccatacgcaccgagattttggttgtattcgttgggagcaccatgctaagaatgtttggtactccgggatcctctgggatgggacattgtatttccacgaatgccctggatact
Protein-coding sequences here:
- the LOC6043497 gene encoding ADP-ribosylation factor-binding protein GGA1 isoform X1, with the translated sequence MDATTKVLDGYLRKAVNPGNADLDVSALDQFCMTIKNDPKLMALAPQLLAVRIQSGNSREALLALEALEECMETCGREFRSEINKFRFLNELIKLVSKKFDGDRTPREVSERILNILLTWTTKYDNCAKIQEAYKLLKTQGIEHHPQQNVVLKTAPKAATDANRGSLDEKEFAKLRQLINSSKQEDRDKANLLIQNFYRDDERRTQMKHRRLAEVQKAAENTKLLDDMLSQYRQGETTEDELAIYRQIYESCEGMHPTIVKLAEDTQHSEGMLDLSHENGVKNLAKFWTLASEFEKIFEVNDSLTQVMDRYRQLILHQAPSNDQPAASTASVNSPSASSTHSKTTSASMNITGSDPLDTLFDISTIPTASSEPARSVFEDLSDIFSATTVSPSTASIAANGIDSVSAPATACSVQSDTILTPLVVNSNGTTGIGGEVPRLMQLAAGSGQNNNKYAELKNLKPALDPTLVNGNGIASKKPSSTGTNSTKLDSSSTGKSILDLDFLVSGIKSTLLAGPSATPAEEIPPPTPEQPLPAIDDDDKVLSLSTPVAENIPEPSFPTPSAVVATPKPEFKSLAEIVIDLDNIQPSQEPSRTVLDDKAGLQITLNFAADHPRPDVTVIVISTINQGRDPIPSFHFDASVRKPCKLRLLDASGASLPGTKPFRPPADGVTQVLLLANPSGEPVDLTCILTYCVGDDPDPVKESIVMKDVPFVRD
- the LOC6043497 gene encoding ADP-ribosylation factor-binding protein GGA1 isoform X2, whose protein sequence is MDATTKVLDGYLRKAVNPGNADLDVSALDQFCMTIKNDPKLMALAPQLLAVRIQSGNSREALLALEALEECMETCGREFRSEINKFRFLNELIKLVSKKFDGDRTPREVSERILNILLTWTTKYDNCAKIQEAYKLLKTQGIEHHPQQNVVLKTAPKAATDANRGSLDEKEFAKLRQLINSSKQEDRDKANLLIQNFYRDDERRTQMKHRRLAEVQKAAENTKLLDDMLSQYRQGETTEDELAIYRQIYESCEGMHPTIVKLAEDTQHSEGMLDLSHENGVKNLAKFWTLASEFEKIFEVNDSLTQVMDRYRQLILHQAPSNDQPAASTASVNSPSASSTHSKTTSASMNITGSDPLDTLFDISTIPTASSEPARSVFEDLSDIFSATTVSPSTASIAANGIDSVSAPATACSVQSDTILTPLVVNSNGTTGIGGEVPRLMQLAAGSGQNNNKYAELKNLPALDPTLVNGNGIASKKPSSTGTNSTKLDSSSTGKSILDLDFLVSGIKSTLLAGPSATPAEEIPPPTPEQPLPAIDDDDKVLSLSTPVAENIPEPSFPTPSAVVATPKPEFKSLAEIVIDLDNIQPSQEPSRTVLDDKAGLQITLNFAADHPRPDVTVIVISTINQGRDPIPSFHFDASVRKPCKLRLLDASGASLPGTKPFRPPADGVTQVLLLANPSGEPVDLTCILTYCVGDDPDPVKESIVMKDVPFVRD
- the LOC6043497 gene encoding ADP-ribosylation factor-binding protein GGA1 isoform X3 is translated as MDATTKVLDGYLRKAVNPGNADLDVSALDQFCMTIKNDPKLMALAPQLLAVRIQSGNSREALLALEALEECMETCGREFRSEINKFRFLNELIKLVSKKFDGDRTPREVSERILNILLTWTTKYDNCAKIQEAYKLLKTQGIEHHPQQNVVLKTAPKAATDANRGSLDEKEFAKLRQLINSSKQEDRDKANLLIQNFYRDDERRTQMKHRRLAEVQKAAENTKLLDDMLSQYRQGETTEDELAIYRQIYESCEGMHPTIVKLAEDTQHSEGMLEKIFEVNDSLTQVMDRYRQLILHQAPSNDQPAASTASVNSPSASSTHSKTTSASMNITGSDPLDTLFDISTIPTASSEPARSVFEDLSDIFSATTVSPSTASIAANGIDSVSAPATACSVQSDTILTPLVVNSNGTTGIGGEVPRLMQLAAGSGQNNNKYAELKNLKPALDPTLVNGNGIASKKPSSTGTNSTKLDSSSTGKSILDLDFLVSGIKSTLLAGPSATPAEEIPPPTPEQPLPAIDDDDKVLSLSTPVAENIPEPSFPTPSAVVATPKPEFKSLAEIVIDLDNIQPSQEPSRTVLDDKAGLQITLNFAADHPRPDVTVIVISTINQGRDPIPSFHFDASVRKPCKLRLLDASGASLPGTKPFRPPADGVTQVLLLANPSGEPVDLTCILTYCVGDDPDPVKESIVMKDVPFVRD